One window of the Desulfonatronum thiosulfatophilum genome contains the following:
- the mobA gene encoding molybdenum cofactor guanylyltransferase — MSQPGMPAGIVLAGGKSTRLGHDKAQIVFSGSNLLSRTVDLLKRHCSAVHIAGRTSAEHGLNVPSFPDSVAGYGPAGGIATMLRLLQQPCLVLSCDLPLMNDLMLRRLTNGWREKPDTALMTTFQQEDTGYIEALVAIYEPQALPLLEQAFVDGLFQLNRILPEHLRHHLPYPRSEATPFFNVNHPADLSMLRQMESVANRTWTGPDPITTS; from the coding sequence ATGAGCCAGCCTGGCATGCCGGCCGGAATTGTTCTGGCCGGGGGCAAAAGCACCCGACTGGGGCATGACAAGGCCCAGATCGTTTTTTCCGGATCAAATCTGCTCTCCAGGACAGTGGACCTCCTGAAACGACATTGCTCCGCCGTCCACATCGCGGGCAGGACATCCGCCGAGCATGGACTGAATGTACCGAGTTTTCCTGATAGCGTGGCGGGCTATGGCCCTGCGGGCGGAATAGCGACCATGTTGCGACTGCTGCAACAGCCCTGCCTTGTGCTTTCCTGCGACCTCCCGCTCATGAACGATCTTATGTTGCGCCGGCTGACCAATGGTTGGCGGGAAAAGCCGGACACCGCGCTGATGACCACGTTCCAGCAGGAAGATACCGGGTACATTGAAGCGCTGGTCGCCATTTACGAACCGCAGGCCCTGCCCCTGCTGGAACAGGCTTTTGTCGACGGCCTGTTTCAACTCAATCGCATCCTGCCGGAACACCTTCGACACCACTTGCCCTACCCTCGATCCGAGGCCACTCCTTTTTTCAACGTCAATCACCCCGCGGACCTTTCCATGCTGCGTCAAATGGAATCCGTCGCCAACCGAACATGGACC
- a CDS encoding formate dehydrogenase accessory protein FdhE, protein MRNLEKDQQHFTKKMASLRKKGTFPGALLDLLEKVSAKQFQVLADSKHAEDSASSLPELASPERHSQGASLLPRASFPFPLESASELMKSILEDVQAVGSDLGEGAVRVKDALDSEELEFARIFQAYLDEEQDFFNIWAEKTPKSPKLLLFLTQTTLAPFLQIVARQIQDARPLTGVWNHGHCPVCGSLPYISTLETREGMRMMHCCFCQTHYRVARLGCIYCGERDPKKLHYFETEEEPGFRVDLCDQCKMYIKTMDFRTLDRISVPVLDDLESLAMDVLAQAKGHVRPTVSAYGF, encoded by the coding sequence ATGCGCAACCTTGAGAAAGACCAGCAACATTTCACTAAAAAAATGGCTTCATTACGAAAAAAAGGCACGTTTCCAGGTGCTTTGCTTGACCTTTTGGAAAAGGTTTCAGCCAAGCAGTTCCAGGTGCTGGCAGACAGCAAACACGCCGAAGATTCGGCCTCGTCCTTGCCCGAACTGGCTTCTCCGGAGCGACATAGTCAAGGCGCAAGCCTCTTGCCACGGGCATCGTTTCCCTTTCCGCTGGAATCTGCCAGTGAATTAATGAAGTCCATTCTTGAAGACGTTCAGGCCGTGGGCTCCGATCTTGGAGAGGGAGCCGTCCGTGTCAAGGACGCTCTGGATTCCGAAGAACTGGAGTTTGCTCGTATTTTCCAGGCCTACCTGGACGAAGAGCAGGACTTCTTTAACATTTGGGCCGAGAAGACGCCAAAGTCTCCAAAACTACTTCTCTTTCTCACCCAAACCACCCTTGCCCCTTTCCTGCAGATCGTTGCCCGACAAATTCAAGATGCTCGTCCCCTGACCGGCGTCTGGAACCACGGACATTGCCCTGTATGCGGCAGCCTGCCCTATATTTCCACCCTGGAAACCCGGGAAGGCATGCGCATGATGCATTGTTGCTTCTGCCAGACCCATTATCGTGTGGCAAGGTTGGGCTGCATCTATTGCGGTGAGCGGGATCCCAAAAAACTTCATTATTTTGAAACGGAAGAAGAGCCCGGATTCCGGGTCGATCTCTGCGACCAATGCAAGATGTACATTAAAACCATGGACTTTCGAACATTGGATCGCATTTCGGTCCCAGTCCTGGACGACCTTGAGTCCTTGGCCATGGACGTCCTGGCCCAGGCCAAAGGCCATGTCCGGCCCACTGTTTCGGCCTACGGTTTCTGA